The Setaria viridis chromosome 6, Setaria_viridis_v4.0, whole genome shotgun sequence genome includes the window ggcaacCTCAAACTCTCAGAATACGTGGGTACACGAatgcatttctttattctaacggTCAATTCTCCATAATTTCTAATCATATTGCTTTTTTTTGCAGTCGGCGGCACATGGTGGCGAGCCTTGCTCCCAGTTCAAGGCATATGATTTGGCCCACAAGGGCAAGGTGATGGCTGACGTCGCCTACAACCCGGATGACCCACCCTTGGCGTACAACTATGAGTCCGTCCACAGTTGCCTTGATGGATACACATCGATGGCAAGGGCAGTCCATGGCCCAGAGTACGATCCGAGTGCCCATGACCTTGATGGAGAAGTGGTCATGAGGacgggaggaggcaagaagcatggccggttCTAGATTGGTGACGACACAATCGACACGGCCAGTGCTCCGACTCTCTCCCAGCTTCGAGCACGGAGCACGAGTTCCAGCCCAGCGATACGCCCCTGGCCGGACTCTACAAGGTTCCAGATGAACGAACTCCAGGTTATTTCTATTTTATTCATCGTTCATTGATTTTTACATACTTTTGCGTTGCATTGTAACATtaggatgaaatattgtaggcccagctGGAACAAGAGAGGAGGCTACGGCAGGAGCTCGAGCGGAGGATGGAGGCAGAGCGTTTGCAGATGTTTGAAATGATGAGGGGTGTTTACGCTGCAATCGGTCAACCTCCGCCACCGATGCTAGTCCCTACTCCTCAACCTGCTCCAAATACTCCACCAGGCACTGTGAGTGACTTCATAATCTTATAATCACCGTTTCTAGTTTATGCAGAATCAatcttttctcctttgtgatgtgcgtttctaatttctagtttatttctagTTTGTAGTTAACCTTGTAATCATTGTTTCTTTCTCAATCACTTTAACTTAGCTACTTTCAGTTTTCGCAGAATTAATCACTATTTCTAGTTGCTAGTTTATTTCTAATACTTGTATGTTTCGTTCTTGTGAATGATttatctcttctcctttgtgcagaatcaatctgCGGCATCGAATGAGCCTTATGACCGACCGTGCTCACAATGGTCACCATGATCACAGTGACTACgtttatttgcatttatgaTGAGCCTCGAGAGCGATTGTGAACAAACCTACTTGTGATTTTTAAGAGTATTTGCATTTGTGATTGTGAACAAACCTACTTGTGATTCTGaagtttatttgcatttatgtGTTGTCGATATATCTATATGAACTACCTATGATGCTTATTGTGAACTATCTGTGATGGACGTAATGTTTATTTGAGTATGGTATGTTATATGTGACCGAACAAAATAAATTGGATATATATGGtagctttgccaagtgttacactcagcaaaagccctctttgccgagtgccatgcgAAATACACTTGGCAAAGGGGCCATGTGGCAAAAAACTGTGCATTCTGGGCTTAAAAtggaatctttgccgagtgttagggcCTGTGAaactcggcaaaggggccaaAATCTGGGCCTAGATtggcatgtttgccgagtgttagggccaggacactcgacaaacaaaggcatgtttgccgagtgtcaggacTGGGATACTCGGCAAACGGgcatgtttgctgagtgcccagGCCGTTAGACACTCGGGAAACGCGCCGTGATCATCTCCGCG containing:
- the LOC117860281 gene encoding uncharacterized protein; its protein translation is MHYEARVQAVIQYHADIHRVRIAKSEARTMKLTREQYMQVPPWWCAHDLQCWARMVDRWCDPAWEENHNTCWERRLWMRGAPHHQGNLKLSEYSAAHGGEPCSQFKAYDLAHKGKVMADVAYNPDDPPLAYNYESVHSCLDGYTSMARAVHGPEYDPSAHDLDGEVVMRTGGGKKHGRF